Proteins from a single region of Xiphophorus maculatus strain JP 163 A chromosome 22, X_maculatus-5.0-male, whole genome shotgun sequence:
- the nvl gene encoding nuclear valosin-containing protein-like isoform X2, producing MKNRGGGWLDSRLKQRVKQYLASSSSEYVDLVEMALDLQKQYRVEYGRRNRTAFRIQVEKVYDAVKEDSDLNDLESKHLAKRARSSCNETGDGSSSDESSGNDQQVLGNTPNSSVTALYHKFPPAASRTNPAPDEGTLVSPGGWFIDKGRGPATKPVFIDLSKDESVDTESNRGASHLEPETSQKKSKKRAKSSAEYRSADKKAKSKSPELQFPSLRFEDVGGNEEILTEVCKLLVHMRHPEVYQHLGMVPPRGFLLHGPPGCGKTLLAQAVAGELQIPMLKVSAPELVSGISGESEQKLRELFDMAATSSPCIMFIDEIDAITPKREVASKDMERRIVAQLLTCMDDLNSLTVTAQVLVIGATNRPDSLDPALRRAGRFDREICLGIPDEAARLGILKTLCRKLTLPDGFDYQQLARLTPGYVGADLMALCREAAMAAVNRVLLETRPAHPGPPQNSAAEPSGSTEPEAGGEEQQPGELDRLLDLLRATETLTEQQLAGLSILMSDFQDALVRVQPSAKREGFATVPDVTWENVGALQNIREELTMAILAPVRSPEQFRALGLSAPSGVLLAGPPGCGKTLLAKAVANESGLNFISVKGPELLNMYVGESERAVRQVFQRGRNSAPCVIFFDEIDALCPRRSGHESGASVRVVNQLLTEMDGLETRRQVFIMAATNRPDIIDPAILRPGRLDKTLYVGLPCAADRHAILLTVTKGGTRPQLEPDVCLEEVAFDERCNSFSGADLTALVREASVNALKAYMKSQHHAHTHPAGCAAALRVSRQNFEDAFKTVRPSVSRKDQLMYEQLRESLSR from the exons ATGAAGAACCGAGGCGGAGGCTGGCTGGACTCTCGACTTAAACAAAGAGTGAAGCAG TACCTGGCCTCCAGCAGCAGTGAATATGTTGACCTGGTAGAGATGGCCCTGGACCTTCAAAAACAGTACAG AGTGGAGTATGGCAGAAGGAACAGGACGGCGTTCAGGATCCAGGTGGAAAAAG TGTACGATGCAGTGAAAGAGGACTCGGACCTGAACGACCTGGAGAGCAAACACCTGGCTAAGAGAGCCAGGAGCAGCTGCAACGAAACTGG GGACGGCAGCAGCTCAGACGAGTCGTCAGGAAACGATCAGCAGGTTCTGGGCAACACG CCCAACAGCTCTGTCACGGCCCTGTACCATAAGTTCCCTCCGGCAGCCAGCAGGACCAACCCAGCTCCAGATGAAGGGACCCTGGTTTCCCCCGGAGGCTGGTTCATCGATAAGGGCCGAGGCCCCGCCACCAAGCCTGTCTTCATCGACCTCAGTAAAGACGAGTCAGTCGATACGGAATCTAAC AGAGGCGCGTCCCACCTGGAGCCGGAGACGAGTCAGAAGAAGTCAAAGAAAAGGGCAAAGAGCTCGGCCGAGTATCGCAGCGCGGACAAGAAAG CCAAGTCCAAGTCTCCAGAGCTGCAGTTCCCCTCTCTGAGGTTTGAGGATGTGGGCGGGAATGAGGAGATCCTGACG GAGGTGTGCAAGCTGCTGGTCCATATGCGCCACCCTGAGGTGTACCAGCATCTGGGGATGGTTCCTCCCAGAGGCTTCCTCCTGCATGGGCCCCCCGGCTGTGGAAAGACCCTGCTGGCCCAGGCTGTGGCTGGA GAGCTGCAGATCCCCATGCTGAAGGTGTCCGCTCCAGAGTTGGTGTCCGGCATCTCCGGAGAGTCGGAGCAGAAGCTGAGGGAGCTGTTCGACATGGCTGCG ACCTCCAGTCCATGCATCATGTTCATAGATGAGATAGACGCCATCACGCCTAAAAGAGAGGTGGCTTCTAAAGACATGGAGCGGAGGATCGTAGCCCAACTGCTGACCTGCATGGACG ACCTCAACAGCCTGACAGTGACGGCTCAGGTTCTGGTGATCGGCGCCACCAACAGACCCGACTCATTGGACCCGGCCCTGCGGAGAGCCGGACGCTTCGACAGAGAGATCTGCCTGGGGATCCCCGACGAGGCTGCTCGGCTCGG GATCCTCAAGACGCTGTGCAGGAAGCTGACGCTGCCGGACGGCTTCGACTACCAGCAGCTGGCTCGGCTGACGCCGGGCTACGTGGGCGCCGACCTCATGGCTCTGTGCCGGGAGGCCGCCATGGCCGCGGTGAACCGGGTTCTGCTGGAAACCAGGCCGGCGCATCCCGGTCCGCCACAGAACTCTGCTGCAGAACCGTCAGGAAGCACGGAGCCTGAGGCTGGAGGGGAAGAGCAGCAG CCGGGGGAACTGGATCGGCTCCTGGACCTGCTGAGGGCCACGGAGACGCTGACGGAGCAGCAGCTGGCCGGCCTGTCCATCCTCATGTCCGACTTCCAGGATGCGCTGGTCCGGGTCCAGCCCTCGGCCAAGAGGGAGGGCTTTGCCACGGTGCCGGACGTCACCTGGGAGAACGTTGGAGCGCTGCAGAACATCAGGGAGGAGCTGACCATGGCCATACTG GCTCCGGTCCGCTCCCCAGAGCAGTTCAGGGCTCTGGGCCTCAGCGCTCCGTCTGGGGTTTTGCTGGCTGGACCCCCAGGCTGTGGGAAGACCCTGCTGGCCAAG GCTGTGGCCAACGAGTCAGGCCTCAACTTCATCTCAGTGAAAGGTCCAGAGCTGCTCAACATG TACGTGGGGGAGAGCGAACGGGCCGTGCGACAGGTCTTCCAGAGAGGACGCAACTCGGCTCCTTGCGTCATCTTCTTCGATGAGATCGACGCTCTGTGTCCTCGCCGGTCGGGCCAcgag TCAGGAGCCAGTGTGCGGGTCGTTAACCAGCTGCTGACGGAAATGGATGGCCTGGAGACACGGAGACAGGTCTTCATCATGGCTGCCACCAACAGGCCGG atatCATCGACCCGGCCATCCTGAGGCCAGGGCGTCTAGATAAAACCTTATATGTTGGGCTCCCGTGTGCGGCAGATCGTCACGCCATCCTGCTCACCGTCACTAAG GGTGGCACCAGGCCTCAGCTGGAGCCGGACGTCTGTCTGGAGGAGGTTGCCTTTGACGAACGCTGCAACTCCTTTTC tggAGCTGACCTGACGGCGTTGGTGAGGGAAGCATCTGTAAATGCCCTGAAGGCCTACATGAAGTCTCAGCACCATG CTCACACGCATCCTGCCGGCTGCGCAGCTGCCCTCAGGGTCAGCAGACAGAACTTTGAGGACGCCTTCAAGACCGTCCGACCGTCTGTGTCCAGAAAG GACCAGCTGATGTATGAACAGCTCCGAGAGTCCCTCAGCAGATGA
- the nvl gene encoding nuclear valosin-containing protein-like isoform X1, with protein MKNRGGGWLDSRLKQRVKQYLASSSSEYVDLVEMALDLQKQYRVEYGRRNRTAFRIQVEKVYDAVKEDSDLNDLESKHLAKRARSSCNETGDGSSSDESSGNDQQVLGNTPNSSVTALYHKFPPAASRTNPAPDEGTLVSPGGWFIDKGRGPATKPVFIDLSKDESVDTESNRGASHLEPETSQKKSKKRAKSSAEYRSADKKAKSKSPELQFPSLRFEDVGGNEEILTEVCKLLVHMRHPEVYQHLGMVPPRGFLLHGPPGCGKTLLAQAVAGELQIPMLKVSAPELVSGISGESEQKLRELFDMAATSSPCIMFIDEIDAITPKREVASKDMERRIVAQLLTCMDDLNSLTVTAQVLVIGATNRPDSLDPALRRAGRFDREICLGIPDEAARLGILKTLCRKLTLPDGFDYQQLARLTPGYVGADLMALCREAAMAAVNRVLLETRPAHPGPPQNSAAEPSGSTEPEAGGEEQQVEPGELDRLLDLLRATETLTEQQLAGLSILMSDFQDALVRVQPSAKREGFATVPDVTWENVGALQNIREELTMAILAPVRSPEQFRALGLSAPSGVLLAGPPGCGKTLLAKAVANESGLNFISVKGPELLNMYVGESERAVRQVFQRGRNSAPCVIFFDEIDALCPRRSGHESGASVRVVNQLLTEMDGLETRRQVFIMAATNRPDIIDPAILRPGRLDKTLYVGLPCAADRHAILLTVTKGGTRPQLEPDVCLEEVAFDERCNSFSGADLTALVREASVNALKAYMKSQHHAHTHPAGCAAALRVSRQNFEDAFKTVRPSVSRKDQLMYEQLRESLSR; from the exons ATGAAGAACCGAGGCGGAGGCTGGCTGGACTCTCGACTTAAACAAAGAGTGAAGCAG TACCTGGCCTCCAGCAGCAGTGAATATGTTGACCTGGTAGAGATGGCCCTGGACCTTCAAAAACAGTACAG AGTGGAGTATGGCAGAAGGAACAGGACGGCGTTCAGGATCCAGGTGGAAAAAG TGTACGATGCAGTGAAAGAGGACTCGGACCTGAACGACCTGGAGAGCAAACACCTGGCTAAGAGAGCCAGGAGCAGCTGCAACGAAACTGG GGACGGCAGCAGCTCAGACGAGTCGTCAGGAAACGATCAGCAGGTTCTGGGCAACACG CCCAACAGCTCTGTCACGGCCCTGTACCATAAGTTCCCTCCGGCAGCCAGCAGGACCAACCCAGCTCCAGATGAAGGGACCCTGGTTTCCCCCGGAGGCTGGTTCATCGATAAGGGCCGAGGCCCCGCCACCAAGCCTGTCTTCATCGACCTCAGTAAAGACGAGTCAGTCGATACGGAATCTAAC AGAGGCGCGTCCCACCTGGAGCCGGAGACGAGTCAGAAGAAGTCAAAGAAAAGGGCAAAGAGCTCGGCCGAGTATCGCAGCGCGGACAAGAAAG CCAAGTCCAAGTCTCCAGAGCTGCAGTTCCCCTCTCTGAGGTTTGAGGATGTGGGCGGGAATGAGGAGATCCTGACG GAGGTGTGCAAGCTGCTGGTCCATATGCGCCACCCTGAGGTGTACCAGCATCTGGGGATGGTTCCTCCCAGAGGCTTCCTCCTGCATGGGCCCCCCGGCTGTGGAAAGACCCTGCTGGCCCAGGCTGTGGCTGGA GAGCTGCAGATCCCCATGCTGAAGGTGTCCGCTCCAGAGTTGGTGTCCGGCATCTCCGGAGAGTCGGAGCAGAAGCTGAGGGAGCTGTTCGACATGGCTGCG ACCTCCAGTCCATGCATCATGTTCATAGATGAGATAGACGCCATCACGCCTAAAAGAGAGGTGGCTTCTAAAGACATGGAGCGGAGGATCGTAGCCCAACTGCTGACCTGCATGGACG ACCTCAACAGCCTGACAGTGACGGCTCAGGTTCTGGTGATCGGCGCCACCAACAGACCCGACTCATTGGACCCGGCCCTGCGGAGAGCCGGACGCTTCGACAGAGAGATCTGCCTGGGGATCCCCGACGAGGCTGCTCGGCTCGG GATCCTCAAGACGCTGTGCAGGAAGCTGACGCTGCCGGACGGCTTCGACTACCAGCAGCTGGCTCGGCTGACGCCGGGCTACGTGGGCGCCGACCTCATGGCTCTGTGCCGGGAGGCCGCCATGGCCGCGGTGAACCGGGTTCTGCTGGAAACCAGGCCGGCGCATCCCGGTCCGCCACAGAACTCTGCTGCAGAACCGTCAGGAAGCACGGAGCCTGAGGCTGGAGGGGAAGAGCAGCAGGTAGAG CCGGGGGAACTGGATCGGCTCCTGGACCTGCTGAGGGCCACGGAGACGCTGACGGAGCAGCAGCTGGCCGGCCTGTCCATCCTCATGTCCGACTTCCAGGATGCGCTGGTCCGGGTCCAGCCCTCGGCCAAGAGGGAGGGCTTTGCCACGGTGCCGGACGTCACCTGGGAGAACGTTGGAGCGCTGCAGAACATCAGGGAGGAGCTGACCATGGCCATACTG GCTCCGGTCCGCTCCCCAGAGCAGTTCAGGGCTCTGGGCCTCAGCGCTCCGTCTGGGGTTTTGCTGGCTGGACCCCCAGGCTGTGGGAAGACCCTGCTGGCCAAG GCTGTGGCCAACGAGTCAGGCCTCAACTTCATCTCAGTGAAAGGTCCAGAGCTGCTCAACATG TACGTGGGGGAGAGCGAACGGGCCGTGCGACAGGTCTTCCAGAGAGGACGCAACTCGGCTCCTTGCGTCATCTTCTTCGATGAGATCGACGCTCTGTGTCCTCGCCGGTCGGGCCAcgag TCAGGAGCCAGTGTGCGGGTCGTTAACCAGCTGCTGACGGAAATGGATGGCCTGGAGACACGGAGACAGGTCTTCATCATGGCTGCCACCAACAGGCCGG atatCATCGACCCGGCCATCCTGAGGCCAGGGCGTCTAGATAAAACCTTATATGTTGGGCTCCCGTGTGCGGCAGATCGTCACGCCATCCTGCTCACCGTCACTAAG GGTGGCACCAGGCCTCAGCTGGAGCCGGACGTCTGTCTGGAGGAGGTTGCCTTTGACGAACGCTGCAACTCCTTTTC tggAGCTGACCTGACGGCGTTGGTGAGGGAAGCATCTGTAAATGCCCTGAAGGCCTACATGAAGTCTCAGCACCATG CTCACACGCATCCTGCCGGCTGCGCAGCTGCCCTCAGGGTCAGCAGACAGAACTTTGAGGACGCCTTCAAGACCGTCCGACCGTCTGTGTCCAGAAAG GACCAGCTGATGTATGAACAGCTCCGAGAGTCCCTCAGCAGATGA
- the degs1 gene encoding sphingolipid delta(4)-desaturase DES1 → MGNRVGREDYEWVYTDQPHADRRKEILAKYPEIKSLMGPDQRLKWIVCMMVGIQFLAFYLVKDLDWKWVLFWTYAFGSCINHSMTLAIHEISHNTAFGNNKAMWNRYFAMFANLPIGLPYSASFKRYHLDHHRYLGGDGIDVDIPTDFEGWFFCTRLRKFVWIILQPLFYAVRPLCINPKPVSQLELTNVAVQLCFDVLLYWTWGAKPVVYMLAGSMLGMGLHPISGHFIAEHYMFLKGHETYSYYGCLNLLTFNVGYHNEHHDFPSIPGRRLPLVKRIAPEYYDDLPQYTSWVRVLYDFITDDTLSPYSRIKRKLKGEVKQE, encoded by the exons ATGGGGAACCGAGTGGGCCGTGAGGACTACGAGTGGGTCTACACGGACCAGCCGCACGcggacagaagaaaagaaattctgG cTAAATATCCAGAAATCAAGTCCTTGATGGGTCCAGACCAGAGGCTGAAGTGGATTGTGTGCATGATGGTGGGGATCCAATTCTTAGCGTTCTACCTGGTCAAAGACTTGGACTGGAAGTGGGTTCTGTTTTGGACGTACGCGTTCGGCAGCTGCATCAACCACTCCATGACCCTGGCCATTCACGAGATCTCGCACAACACCGCCTTCGGGAACAACAAAGCCATGTGGAACCGCTATTTCGCCATGTTCGCCAACCTGCCCATCGGCTTGCCGTACTCGGCCTCCTTCAAGCGCTACCACCTGGACCACCATCGCTACCTGGGCGGCGACGGCATCGATGTGGACATCCCCACCGACTTTGAAGGCTGGTTCTTCTGCACCCGCCTCCGCAAGTTCGTCTGGATCATCCTGCAGCCGCTGTTCTACGCCGTGCGGCCACTCTGCATCAACCCCAAACCGGTCAGCCAGCTGGAGCTGACCAATGTGGCCGTGCAGCTCTGCTTCGACGTCCTGCTGTACTGGACGTGGGGGGCCAAGCCCGTGGTCTACATGCTGGCCGGCTCCATGCTGGGGATGGGCTTGCACCCCATCTCTGGCCACTTCATCGCTGAGCACTACATGTTCCTCAAGGGCCATGAAACATACTCATACTACGGCTGCCTCAACCTCCTCACCTTCAACGTGGGCTACCACAACGAGCACCACGACTTCCCCAGCATCCCAGGGCGAAGACTTCCTTTG GTGAAGAGGATAGCTCCAGAGTACTACGACGACCTGCCACAGTACACGTCCTGGGTGAGGGTCCTGTACGACTTCATCACGGACGACACGCTGAGCCCGTACTCCCGGATCAAGAGGAAGCTAAAGGGAGAGGTCAAACAGGAGTGA